From the Solibacillus sp. FSL R5-0449 genome, one window contains:
- a CDS encoding R2-like ligand-binding oxidase encodes MKRTKIKGELAMREYVTTKQEINKNSLPYNLYQKAKKFGIWNPVDIDFTQDKEDWKKLSDEQQLEVLTQFAQFIGGEEAVTQDILPMIMAVSKKGWFEEESYLTTFLFEEAKHAEFFSLFLEEIGVTEDLTHLLSPGYRKLFDEKLPAVMGKLIDDQSPEAMIDAAVTYNIFAEGVLAETGYWFFHEALSKSNLFPGFISGIRNVKRDEGRHIGFGTFLIQRLISENPELELFERVQQRLQELLPIAMMLTERKEEVTSLGIERGKSMEFAMKQLQARLTVLSRAKGKTLEEIYNTDIALEEV; translated from the coding sequence ATGAAGCGAACAAAAATTAAGGGGGAACTAGCAATGAGAGAATATGTAACGACGAAACAGGAAATCAACAAAAATTCACTACCTTATAACTTGTACCAGAAAGCAAAAAAATTCGGAATCTGGAATCCGGTAGATATCGATTTTACACAGGATAAAGAAGACTGGAAGAAATTAAGTGATGAGCAACAATTAGAAGTACTTACACAGTTTGCTCAATTTATCGGCGGTGAAGAAGCGGTCACACAAGATATTTTACCGATGATTATGGCGGTTTCCAAAAAAGGGTGGTTCGAAGAGGAATCGTATTTAACAACATTCCTTTTTGAAGAAGCGAAGCATGCTGAATTTTTCAGTCTGTTCCTGGAAGAAATCGGCGTAACGGAAGATTTGACGCATTTACTTTCACCAGGCTACCGGAAGCTATTTGATGAAAAATTGCCTGCAGTGATGGGCAAATTGATTGATGATCAATCACCGGAAGCGATGATCGATGCAGCGGTTACTTACAATATTTTCGCGGAAGGTGTTTTGGCTGAAACAGGATACTGGTTCTTCCATGAAGCACTCTCAAAATCAAATCTGTTCCCGGGATTTATTTCCGGAATTCGAAATGTAAAGCGTGACGAGGGACGTCATATTGGTTTCGGCACATTCCTTATTCAGCGCCTCATCAGTGAAAATCCTGAACTTGAGCTGTTTGAACGCGTGCAACAAAGACTGCAGGAGCTGTTACCGATTGCAATGATGTTAACGGAAAGAAAAGAAGAAGTAACAAGTCTTGGAATCGAACGAGGAAAGTCGATGGAATTTGCAATGAAACAATTGCAGGCACGTCTGACAGTTCTTTCACGGGCAAAAGGAAAGACATTGGAAGAAATCTACAATACGGATATTGCTTTAGAGGAAGTATAG
- a CDS encoding aldehyde dehydrogenase family protein, translated as MTTDVQVKVFPQFINGEWTPPASGEFFDVINPATSEVVAKVSKGNQDDVNKAVQNAKEVFESGVWSGKTQAERAQIMLQFAGKIREHAQEIIFLEGISTGATLRKLGGADIRQLILSLTQTADLSLKYEAVTALPVNEQLGPNRSLLVREPLGVVAAITPFNFPLVLAMWKIAPAIAMGNSIIIKPASNTPLGTLKLAQLAVEAGIPPGVINVITGPGAEVGDALVTHPDVSKVAFTGSTEVGRKIMAQAAGTVKKVTLELGGKAPAIVLPDVDLEVAIPGILLGVFFHSGQVCEASTRLIVHESIYDIVVQQLVETSKKIKLGQPLDMTTGMGPVISESQMNKILDYIQSGIDEGARLVCGGNRATGPGLENGYFIEPTIFADVTNDMKIAREEIFGPVLCVLKYSTEEEAIAIANDTEYGLSGGVWGRDVTKANEIATKINAGTVWINDWHIFRTDAPFGGYKQSGLGREQGAQVFDDYTELKNICTSLTTENAQRPALGLIF; from the coding sequence ATGACGACAGACGTACAAGTAAAGGTCTTTCCGCAATTTATCAATGGTGAATGGACACCACCTGCTTCAGGTGAATTTTTTGATGTGATCAATCCGGCTACATCAGAAGTTGTGGCGAAAGTTTCAAAAGGGAATCAGGATGATGTGAACAAGGCGGTTCAAAATGCGAAAGAAGTATTTGAATCAGGTGTATGGTCTGGAAAAACGCAGGCTGAACGTGCACAGATCATGCTGCAATTCGCGGGGAAAATCAGGGAGCATGCCCAGGAGATTATTTTCCTGGAGGGGATTAGTACGGGGGCGACACTGCGAAAATTAGGTGGCGCGGATATTCGACAGTTAATCCTTTCACTTACTCAAACAGCGGATTTATCGTTGAAATATGAAGCTGTAACAGCGCTTCCTGTTAATGAGCAGCTCGGTCCGAACCGAAGCCTGCTTGTTCGTGAACCACTCGGTGTAGTAGCGGCAATCACGCCATTTAACTTCCCGTTAGTTTTAGCGATGTGGAAAATCGCACCGGCAATCGCGATGGGGAACTCGATCATTATTAAGCCGGCTTCCAATACACCATTAGGTACATTGAAGCTTGCACAATTAGCAGTTGAAGCCGGTATTCCACCAGGGGTAATCAATGTCATCACTGGTCCGGGAGCTGAAGTAGGGGATGCCCTTGTCACGCATCCGGATGTATCGAAAGTGGCGTTCACTGGATCCACTGAAGTAGGCAGAAAAATTATGGCGCAAGCTGCAGGCACGGTAAAGAAAGTGACGCTTGAACTTGGGGGAAAAGCGCCTGCAATCGTACTTCCGGATGTAGATCTTGAAGTGGCAATTCCGGGAATTCTGCTCGGTGTGTTTTTCCATTCAGGGCAAGTGTGTGAAGCGAGTACACGCCTTATCGTCCATGAATCCATTTATGATATCGTCGTGCAACAACTAGTTGAAACATCGAAGAAAATTAAACTCGGTCAGCCACTAGATATGACAACGGGAATGGGGCCGGTTATCTCTGAATCACAGATGAATAAAATCCTCGATTATATTCAGTCTGGCATTGATGAAGGGGCAAGACTTGTATGCGGTGGTAATCGGGCAACAGGTCCAGGGCTGGAGAACGGATATTTCATCGAGCCGACGATCTTCGCAGATGTAACGAACGATATGAAGATTGCGAGAGAAGAAATCTTTGGTCCGGTATTATGCGTGCTTAAATACTCAACTGAAGAAGAGGCAATTGCCATCGCCAATGATACGGAATACGGGTTATCAGGCGGTGTCTGGGGTCGTGATGTGACGAAAGCAAATGAAATTGCGACAAAAATTAATGCGGGTACAGTCTGGATCAATGACTGGCATATTTTCCGTACGGATGCTCCATTCGGCGGCTATAAGCAAAGTGGTTTAGGTCGGGAGCAGGGAGCTCAAGTGTTTGATGACTACACGGAGCTTAAAAATATTTGCACGTCCTTAACAACAGAAAACGCGCAGCGCCCAGCTTTAGGTTTAATCTTTTAA
- a CDS encoding iron-containing alcohol dehydrogenase — translation MKTTSYFEFTHRPEIRSGAGSHILVPDLIQGLGGKRPVLFSDKGLTDAGLTQKIKSLFDMVPGIKLAGVFDDIQQDAKSSNINRGLKYFKECNGDSIIAIGGGSVLDTAKTIKWALYNGVNQVEYTLTGNVLEVWPEAKPFGIPHISIPTTAGTGAEISSISVVFNELLNLKCNLMNPYLSSDIAVLDPDLTVGLPPRVTAFTGMDALTHAVEGFFSTKATNFSDAFALHAAKIIVENLTTAVHDGKNVAARANMLQASAMAITSFQAAMANIPIHNIAHTYGAKYGIPHGLANAVLMPSVMKNMPNMYLPKVNAFASALGVIPNAENPQETLDECINVIVDLRNAVNLPPSFDEFNIDAADIPQLVPAVQNDPSSLSFRIPDDIIVNVSKEVISSKVSI, via the coding sequence ATGAAAACGACTTCCTATTTTGAGTTCACGCATCGCCCTGAAATCCGAAGTGGTGCAGGTTCACATATTTTAGTTCCGGATTTAATTCAAGGTTTAGGCGGAAAGCGCCCTGTTCTTTTTTCGGATAAAGGACTAACGGATGCTGGATTAACACAAAAAATCAAAAGCTTATTTGACATGGTGCCCGGTATAAAGCTTGCGGGTGTGTTTGATGATATTCAGCAAGATGCGAAATCAAGCAATATTAATAGAGGTCTGAAATATTTTAAAGAATGCAATGGCGACTCCATCATTGCGATTGGCGGAGGCAGTGTTTTAGATACTGCCAAAACAATTAAATGGGCTCTTTATAATGGTGTGAACCAAGTCGAATATACTTTAACCGGGAATGTTTTGGAAGTATGGCCTGAAGCTAAGCCATTCGGTATTCCGCATATTTCGATTCCGACAACAGCCGGAACAGGTGCTGAAATTTCCAGTATTTCTGTAGTGTTCAATGAATTGCTGAACTTGAAATGTAACTTGATGAATCCGTATTTAAGTTCCGACATCGCGGTTTTAGATCCTGATTTAACGGTCGGTTTACCGCCACGAGTAACAGCATTTACCGGTATGGATGCACTGACACATGCGGTAGAAGGATTCTTCTCAACAAAGGCCACGAATTTTTCCGATGCTTTTGCGCTGCATGCTGCAAAAATCATCGTCGAAAATTTAACTACAGCAGTGCATGATGGAAAGAATGTTGCAGCCCGTGCCAATATGCTTCAGGCAAGTGCGATGGCGATCACAAGCTTCCAGGCGGCGATGGCCAATATACCAATCCACAATATCGCCCATACGTATGGTGCGAAATACGGAATTCCACATGGTTTGGCAAATGCAGTTCTCATGCCGAGTGTAATGAAAAACATGCCGAACATGTACTTACCGAAAGTGAATGCATTTGCTTCAGCATTAGGGGTCATCCCGAATGCTGAGAATCCGCAAGAAACACTGGATGAGTGCATCAATGTAATTGTCGATTTAAGAAATGCAGTAAATCTGCCGCCAAGCTTTGACGAGTTTAATATTGATGCGGCGGATATTCCGCAACTTGTGCCTGCTGTACAAAACGATCCGTCGTCTTTAAGTTTCCGTATTCCGGATGACATCATTGTAAACGTTTCTAAAGAAGTAATCAGTTCAAAAGTAAGTATTTAA
- a CDS encoding long-chain-fatty-acid--CoA ligase encodes MNIVELLTSTTSRLPDQPVIHFKGAQLTYKELQDKVYKVAAGLKEQGVTKGTNIALMMTNRPEYIITYFAILANGGTVVPINPTFKEQEVTYILNDSEVELLIIEDVCKPVIENAMAQLKSVKAIINYSDTADEQFLSWHHLDTSASISEIVPLHESEVAQIIYTSGTTGNPKGAMITHGNLNWMAITAAVYNQLVPSDRVLCVLPLFHAYAKLQGFLAPIAHGCAIYLEERFHPVETLKAIAEHEITIFLGVPTMYAFFAQVPHLVEQLDFSKLRTAGSGGASLPAELLHKTNESFGVSISEGYGLTESTVMLLTTHRSLPKKVNSVGMPLPGIDLKLVDPEGNEVADHEVGEILFRGPNMMKGYYKKPDETANTIRDGWLYTGDMAYRDEEGYHFIVDRKKDIIIRGGFNIYPREIEEMLYQHPAIVECSVIGRPDPVFGEKTVAYVVSKDSELTEEDIRDYCKVKLAEYKVPDYVSFIEEIPKSGTGKILKTALKNLDKNALPK; translated from the coding sequence ATGAATATTGTTGAATTGCTTACTTCAACAACGTCTCGTTTACCAGATCAACCTGTCATCCACTTCAAAGGGGCTCAGCTTACTTATAAAGAATTGCAAGATAAGGTTTACAAAGTCGCCGCAGGTTTAAAAGAACAAGGTGTCACAAAAGGTACAAATATAGCATTAATGATGACGAATCGCCCGGAATATATTATTACGTATTTTGCTATTTTAGCGAATGGAGGTACGGTCGTTCCGATCAACCCGACATTCAAAGAGCAGGAAGTTACGTATATCCTTAACGATTCTGAAGTTGAACTATTAATAATTGAAGATGTGTGTAAACCGGTTATCGAAAACGCAATGGCTCAATTGAAATCGGTCAAAGCAATTATTAATTACAGTGATACGGCTGATGAACAATTTCTATCTTGGCATCATCTGGACACATCCGCTTCTATTTCAGAAATTGTACCCCTCCATGAATCTGAAGTCGCACAAATTATTTATACTTCCGGAACGACCGGAAATCCGAAAGGCGCCATGATTACACACGGAAATCTAAACTGGATGGCCATAACAGCAGCCGTCTACAATCAGTTAGTTCCGAGTGACCGTGTACTATGTGTATTACCATTGTTCCATGCTTATGCAAAACTTCAGGGCTTCCTTGCACCGATTGCTCACGGTTGTGCAATTTATTTAGAGGAACGGTTCCATCCAGTAGAAACATTAAAAGCGATTGCCGAACATGAAATTACAATATTTTTAGGTGTACCGACAATGTATGCCTTTTTTGCCCAAGTTCCACATTTAGTCGAACAGCTGGATTTCTCGAAATTACGCACAGCCGGTTCAGGTGGTGCAAGCTTACCGGCAGAGCTATTGCATAAGACGAATGAATCGTTCGGTGTCAGTATTTCAGAAGGGTACGGTTTAACGGAAAGTACGGTCATGCTGTTGACAACACACCGCAGCTTACCGAAAAAAGTCAACTCTGTCGGCATGCCGTTACCGGGCATCGATTTAAAGCTGGTCGATCCGGAAGGAAATGAAGTAGCCGATCATGAAGTAGGAGAAATTTTATTTAGAGGGCCGAACATGATGAAAGGCTATTACAAAAAGCCTGACGAGACTGCAAATACAATCAGGGACGGCTGGTTGTATACAGGGGATATGGCGTACCGCGATGAAGAAGGCTATCACTTTATCGTAGACCGTAAAAAGGACATTATCATCCGCGGTGGATTTAATATTTACCCAAGGGAAATAGAGGAAATGCTGTACCAGCATCCTGCTATTGTAGAATGTTCTGTCATCGGCAGACCGGACCCGGTTTTTGGTGAAAAAACGGTTGCGTATGTCGTATCGAAAGATTCCGAGCTTACAGAAGAAGATATTCGGGACTACTGCAAAGTGAAACTTGCCGAATACAAAGTGCCGGATTATGTGAGTTTTATCGAAGAAATTCCGAAATCGGGAACAGGTAAAATTTTAAAGACGGCGCTGAAAAACTTGGACAAGAACGCATTGCCTAAATAA
- a CDS encoding 3-hydroxyacyl-CoA dehydrogenase — protein sequence MNFDQKAIIVTGGGSGLGEATARKIAAAGGYPVILDLNEEKGQAVADEINGLFFKTNVVKEEDVQTAIDGAVEKYGSIQGVVNCAGLGTSTRVVGRKGIFPLDEFNFIIQVNLVGTFNVIRLAAAAMMTNEPNEHGERGVIVNTASVAAFDGQIGQAAYSASKSGIVGMTLPIARDLASHGIRVMTIAPGIFDTPLMNSAPEALKEALGKQIPFPPRLGEADEYAHLVKAIFENPMLNGETIRLDGAIRMAPR from the coding sequence ATGAATTTTGACCAAAAGGCAATTATCGTTACGGGTGGAGGATCCGGTTTAGGTGAAGCGACTGCACGAAAGATTGCAGCTGCTGGAGGCTATCCGGTCATACTGGATTTAAATGAAGAAAAGGGTCAGGCGGTAGCTGATGAAATAAATGGCCTGTTTTTTAAAACGAACGTTGTGAAGGAAGAAGATGTACAGACAGCAATCGACGGTGCTGTAGAAAAGTACGGTTCGATTCAAGGTGTTGTAAACTGTGCCGGTCTTGGTACATCGACACGTGTAGTAGGCAGAAAGGGTATTTTTCCATTAGATGAATTTAACTTTATTATTCAAGTAAATCTGGTTGGTACGTTTAATGTCATCCGTTTAGCGGCAGCTGCCATGATGACAAATGAACCGAATGAACACGGGGAGCGCGGGGTTATCGTGAATACAGCTTCTGTAGCGGCATTCGATGGGCAAATCGGCCAGGCTGCCTATTCTGCTTCTAAAAGCGGCATTGTAGGGATGACATTGCCGATTGCAAGGGATTTGGCAAGCCACGGTATTCGGGTTATGACGATTGCTCCGGGTATTTTCGATACACCTTTAATGAACAGTGCACCTGAAGCCCTTAAGGAAGCGTTAGGAAAACAAATTCCTTTCCCACCGCGTTTAGGTGAAGCGGATGAATATGCACATTTAGTAAAGGCCATTTTTGAAAACCCGATGTTAAACGGTGAAACGATTCGACTCGACGGTGCGATTCGCATGGCCCCAAGATAA